Proteins found in one Pseudoxanthomonas sp. SL93 genomic segment:
- a CDS encoding accessory factor UbiK family protein: MIDLNHIDDLARRLSQMVPPGLRESQEELQQTFKSALQAGLSKLDLVTREEFDVQQAVLLRTREKLEGLERTVAALEAQLSGKPTQP, translated from the coding sequence ATGATCGACCTCAACCACATCGACGACCTCGCCCGCCGCCTGAGCCAGATGGTGCCCCCCGGCCTGCGCGAATCGCAGGAAGAGCTGCAGCAGACCTTCAAGTCCGCATTGCAGGCCGGTCTGTCGAAACTGGACCTGGTGACGCGCGAGGAATTCGACGTGCAGCAGGCGGTGCTGCTGCGCACGCGCGAAAAACTCGAAGGCCTGGAACGCACGGTCGCCGCGCTGGAAGCGCAGCTTTCCGGCAAGCCCACCCAGCCCTGA
- a CDS encoding P-II family nitrogen regulator, with protein sequence MKMVMAIIKPFKLDDVREALAEAGIAGITVTEVKGFGRQKGHTELYRGAEYVVDFLPKVKLEVAVTDDQAERVVEAIVKAAGTGKIGDGKVFVYDLERVVRIRTGELDGDAL encoded by the coding sequence ATGAAAATGGTCATGGCCATCATCAAGCCGTTCAAGCTGGACGATGTGCGCGAAGCGCTTGCCGAAGCCGGCATCGCCGGCATCACGGTCACCGAGGTGAAGGGATTCGGGCGGCAGAAAGGCCATACCGAGCTGTACCGCGGCGCGGAGTACGTGGTCGATTTCCTGCCCAAGGTGAAGCTGGAAGTCGCGGTCACCGACGACCAGGCCGAGCGCGTGGTGGAGGCCATCGTCAAGGCCGCCGGCACGGGCAAGATCGGCGACGGCAAGGTGTTCGTCTATGACCTGGAACGCGTCGTGCGCATCCGCACGGGCGAACTCGACGGCGACGCCCTGTAG
- a CDS encoding DUF6404 family protein produces MANRHDRTAFDARLQQALALLDSKGLGKSTYAPPLFRLLWRLGMQVPPPHMATFAFNSLLMGGFFGVFWGAVMWLLLWGRQGMPLAVGAGVALLAGALFGLTMAWYLRHSAARRAIPRWQDVNP; encoded by the coding sequence ATGGCGAATCGGCACGACCGCACCGCATTCGATGCACGCCTCCAGCAGGCATTGGCCCTGCTGGACAGCAAGGGCCTGGGCAAGAGCACCTATGCGCCGCCACTGTTCCGGTTGCTGTGGCGGCTGGGCATGCAGGTGCCGCCGCCGCATATGGCCACCTTCGCGTTCAACAGCCTGTTGATGGGCGGTTTTTTCGGCGTGTTCTGGGGGGCGGTGATGTGGCTGCTGCTGTGGGGCCGCCAGGGCATGCCGCTGGCCGTCGGTGCGGGTGTGGCGTTGCTGGCCGGTGCGCTGTTCGGTCTGACGATGGCCTGGTATCTCCGCCACAGTGCGGCCAGGCGCGCGATCCCGCGCTGGCAGGATGTCAATCCCTGA
- the speE gene encoding polyamine aminopropyltransferase: protein MTNDNWYIEHFQPTGSAIGYRITGKLDEVQSPFQKIEIYDTTDWGKLMIIDGAVMLTTRDNFFYHEMISHPALFTHAAPRRVVIIGGGDCGTLREVLKHPGVESATQCDIDEQVTRMSEKYFPELCDANNDPRAELLFDDGVAYMANCPAGSVDVVIVDSTDPVGPAEGLFNKAFYESCFRALKDDGILVQQSESPLALLELIKEMRAEMGKAGFTTFKTLPFPQPCYPTGWWSVTMARKGGTFDFRQADAAGKPFETLYYTAHLHTGVLVAPPFVAKALGE from the coding sequence ATGACGAACGACAACTGGTACATCGAACACTTCCAGCCCACCGGCTCGGCCATCGGCTACCGCATCACCGGCAAGCTGGACGAAGTGCAGTCGCCGTTCCAGAAGATCGAGATCTACGACACCACCGACTGGGGCAAGTTGATGATCATCGACGGCGCGGTGATGCTGACCACGCGCGACAACTTCTTCTACCACGAGATGATCAGCCATCCCGCGCTGTTCACGCACGCCGCGCCCAGGCGCGTGGTGATCATTGGCGGCGGCGACTGCGGCACCCTGCGCGAAGTGCTGAAGCACCCGGGCGTGGAAAGCGCCACCCAGTGCGACATCGACGAACAGGTCACGCGGATGTCCGAGAAGTACTTCCCGGAACTCTGCGACGCCAACAACGATCCGCGCGCCGAACTGCTGTTCGACGACGGCGTGGCCTACATGGCCAACTGCCCCGCGGGCAGCGTGGACGTGGTCATCGTGGACTCCACCGATCCCGTCGGCCCGGCCGAAGGCCTGTTCAACAAGGCGTTCTACGAGAGCTGCTTCCGCGCGCTGAAGGACGACGGCATCCTGGTGCAGCAGTCCGAATCGCCGCTGGCCCTGCTGGAGCTGATCAAGGAAATGCGCGCCGAGATGGGCAAGGCCGGCTTCACCACCTTCAAGACGCTGCCATTCCCGCAGCCGTGCTATCCCACTGGCTGGTGGAGCGTGACGATGGCGCGCAAGGGCGGCACGTTCGACTTCCGCCAGGCCGACGCGGCCGGCAAGCCGTTCGAGACGCTCTATTACACCGCGCACCTGCACACAGGCGTGCTGGTGGCACCGCCGTTCGTGGCGAAGGCACTGGGCGAATAA